ttttaatttaatttgtcactgattgcagatttttttgtacataaacaTCACTAAGTTTAATAGTGTACACRCAGACATGTATTTGCASAKACAGTGGTTAAGATACCGTTCATAGGGGGGAATCATTAAAATGAGTATCTGAAAACCACCATATGCTAATCAAACAAAAGGTGTCAGATTTTACACAAGAACAAAGCTGCCCTAAAAATCTCCACTGACAAATTTTGTGCATAAAGTAActgagaaatgatcaaaacgTTTAAAAATTGAGCAATGAACAAATAGGGGCCAAACCTGTCACCttaaattttggattttattatcatttttcttttacacaaaatgtttcacagttCATTGTCACCATCGCTCCACTCACCAGTTGCTTGGCAACCAACTCCTCCTTGGTACTGATGCAACCGCTCCTCTCTTCAAAATTACAGGCTCTTTTACAATATTTAGCggaaacaaaactaacaataGAACCGTGTGGAAAAATTAGCTAATGAAGCCGATGCTGTGTGCACTGCTTAAATCTGTTGCCTCTGTCRGAGAGATGCGAGTAAATGATGGGATGTGTGCAGGTTAGCACGTTGGGTGGTTGTTTTATTGCTGTGGCTGGTCGTTTATCCAGATGTCGGGTTCAGAGATTCTGTATCTGGGGCTCCGGTCTGGGCTCGAGGAAGAACCAGGCTGTGCACAAAAAGATCTACAAGATAATTAAACATAYGAGCCATTTAGMGGTGAGAGGATTGGATCGTTTCTATGTCTCTTAGGCGTGTGCACCAGGGGGGCTGGCTTAAATTGAACTGTCAAATTGAGAAGGAAGTGTTTCATGAGAAGCAACAGTCATGTCCTTTTAGCTTGGTTTAAGTCTGCCTCATTACGAAAGGTTGTAATTATTTAATGTCAGAGCAGTGTCATTAATTCAAGCAGTGACCTTAAATGTGATTCCAGCTGCAGAAGCACCAGGAAAACCTTGTGGCATATCATTACTTATCctatgtttttaaagtcaaatgtaTCTTGTAAGTTTAYMCAAACTAGCTTCATGCTGCCAGAGATTCTGCTTGGTTTGCTCACCGAGGTTTGGCCTCCTGCAGGGCGAGTCTCTCTGGCTGGAGTCGGAAGAGGCCGAGGTACTGTCTGTGGAGTTGGACTTGACAGAACGGACAGATGGAATCGCTGCTCTTAAAAACTTCTCTTTGGGCTTTGCAAGAACTCGAACTGATGCTGAATTGCTCcactctaaaaacaaacagcaagaaaaagaagatcCAGTCAAGTTGGAGTAAAGCCTTGTGTTTCTTTCAGGATTCatatacagtttaaaaaaatgtatttaaatgcatGGGTTTCCAACTCTCGGAAAATGGGGGGGGGGACTCAgaatatggaaaaatgtttttcattattaaaaagcaaaaaaatataataaataatggGGCCACATTTGTAAGGAATRCATTTGTGGGTCAAACAAGTATTAGGGCTGCATTTAAATGTCTAAAGTGAATTTCACACATTATTTGATCCGTAGRCCTCAGGTCATGATCTTTAACCTGGGATGttaacatgcaaaacaaaacttttattattttttttcaataaaaataggtaaaataaattacaagtaGTGGCTTAAAAATGTATATCCAGATATTACATGTGTAATCAGTTTTAAATAGTTGGTCTAAATTAGTACAGATGAccaaaaaatgttgtgaaatgaCCCACAGAGGTACCTGTGTGTTTCATACCTTGCAGAAGATGGCGACATTGAGCTCCAACATAGTAGATGGCCAGAATTTGATCAAAATCCATCAGAAAGATGTGAATATTTGACTCATGCAgcataagaaatgtaaaatttatagGAAATCCGTTCAATTCAAGTAGCTACGAACYGATTCAGGCAAATAAAACCATAACCAGTGTATKACRTTGAGTGTTAGTACCAGAGTGCTCCTCAAGTCGAAATCGGCCAAAGCAAAGATGAATCCTCCACTGTTTTCTCACGTTCTCCTTCATCAGACAGTGGAACAGGAAGACAAAAAGTCCTGGAAGAAACGGAGGTTTtggaaagaatgaatgaatYGTGATCCACRGTCAGCTGGTGAACAAAAGACAYGGATTCAAGAGTTCACTGGAAAACTACAGCCACCATGCTGCGTCCCTCAAAGCCTGCCTAGTCCAAGTTTACACTTGGAGTGTAAACTTTGTCTATATAGATCACCCAGAAAAAGGACCTGTTTAAATAAACCATCAAACTTATGATATTCATGCTGATCGCTTTTTCAAACTCATCTGTAAAAGTWTTGAGcacatctacatttttctcagcTTAATTATTTCTAATGAGGCCATTGACCTAAAATTGACACATATTGACAACGACCCAARTAATTACAAtgaaatcaaagcaaattaaGATGcgtgtaaaaaagtaaaaggacAGAGATAAATAATAACTTCCCAATAATGGTGATTGAATACTTTGTGGGAAAAATCTTAAGACGTCTCGTGCATAGAGAATCTGGTTGATGGGAAGTATATTCATCTCATGKGTAATTCCATGTTTTGTTTGCCTATAACTTTATTTGTGGGCTGATTTGCTTAGATTTCTTTGAATGTGCTGATTACTTGTGTTGTTTCCAGCATCTGGTGGGAATTTTATGTCAAAAACCTcattagaaatgtaaacaaagagaAACACTGACATGTTCAAAAGCTGTTTTACTCAATGTCTGAATTTCTCTGCACAGAGCAGAACTCACCTTGCAGGGTGTTGAGTCCGGCGAACAGGTACAGCAGAACTACCCTTGCTGGTGCCCAGGTAAAGAAACCTACAGTCCATGTTAGCCCGAGTAAGAAGGTGAGACTGGCAGCTCCCTTCAGGTCCTGCAGCACCCCTCTCCGGGTCCCAGCCGGGCTGTTGAGCCGCATGCGGCGGATCTGAATCAGAACCACCACAAAGACCTAAAGGGAGatccataaaaacattttaaacgtACAGAAAAACGTGTGCAATTTCAAACAATGAAAGATYATTTTGGctatttattgtcatttatttagattatgAACTTTCTGATAGTTTTGTATGATTAAGGGCTTCTCAAAACAAACAGCTCTGCAATAATGATCTATTCTGAAcacaactgaaaatgtgtgcataaaattgtatatttacCCCGATGTTGAAGAGAAAGATCAACCCAGCGTAGGCAAGCACAGACACATAATATGTCACATTATCCTGAAGCCAGCAGCTGTTgacaatttgacaaaatgttacgGTGCAAAGGACAGAGGAGGAAATACTGCAGACAATGTGCTTGTTTAGTCCCAcaatttacatataaaatatgaGTATGCAAGGAAACGTAAACTTTTTCTGcagctacagtatgtaactcAAACAGGTTCTTCAAAATAAAKGAAACTATGAAAGATAAATGGACACCAGACCAATATCTTACAAGTTGTCAGAGTTGTCCAAAGGTTGGAAAGTGAGCTCAGCGTTCCCAGAGAAACTCCCGTATGCATCCCGATTCACAATGAGAACCACGATGCAGATCAGCAGAGGAATACCTGACGAAGAGTTAAAACCCCAACAAGTGACGTTTAAAACACCTTGCAATTAAATAGTAATTATTAAGCTATTAAWTGGAATTAAGCTTTAGTTATAGCTTACCCCATCCCAGAGCACAAAACTTGAGGATATACGAAGGAACATAAACGTTGAAGACTTTAACCAGGGCAAAGTACATGTTGACAGCCTCTAATCCCATCCAGGTGAAGGATGCTAGGAGGAAGTAGTGCAGCAGGGAGGCTGCTGCCACGCAGAGACCGTAAACACTCCAGGAGGACAACCAGGAGTTGACCAGAAACATCAGGTTCAATCCCAGCAGGGCCAAAGAGAGGTTTATGAGGATCTGAGAGGGGTAGTCTCTACGAAGCTTTCTACATCAATGGACATGAAGAAGACGAGACAGATTAAAGATTACCTACAGCCCTGCAATTCAGACATTTATTAGACAATAACAAATGCCCACTATGAATGGGAAGATAAACTCactgaaaaatgtatgtttgaaagtatgttttattaatCTTGACACAACTCACTGAAAGGCCATGTATGTGAGAACGGTGACTCCTAAGAACAGGGAGGAGACGCCGCAGCCAACATACGTGATGATGGTCAGGATCTGTTCGTGGAGCGGGTCCAGCTGAGTCCTGGAGACGTCCTGGGAGAACAGAGACACTTTCTTCACTAGATGCCTCTGCTggtttcagtcatttttaagcCTTGCCATAGATTCTCAATCGGATCAGTTGGGTCTTGAGTTTTACTGctgcagctcttcctgtttATCTCAKTTTATTGTGCTGAGAATCTCTGTCCTCATTTTTCCCTCCAGGTTTCCTTTTGAGTCTTGATCTGCATTTAGATCCTGCTTCCTTTCCACCATTGAAAAAAATGCTTCcccccagcatgatgctgccaccacctcaGCTATGTTCAGGTTTACACTTAGTGTTGGTTTTCGCCTTARTGTTCTGCATRCAATTCAAATTGTGCatttcagttgtaaaaacacaataaaataataataatgggaAAACATCTGGCAGGCTCTGCACAATATCTGAACTAGATTGTAAACTTTAGTTtggcagaaaacagaaatgtgtccaTTTAGACAcatcaatattatttaaaagaaagaagctacatttttttgcttgattgaaattattgtgttttagttttccGGGGctatgttttaaaatcatttgaaaatcaaaaactgttcaaacattacttttcattttcctAAATCTAAACTCTGACTGCCCTCTGCTGCCCAAATCTTAGCTTAGCTGCCTTACTGGGTTTTTACAACCGCAAATATTACTACGATTTAAAGCTTATAagattaaaatggtaaaatctTGACATTTTAGCTCTGCCTCTGGCACCTAAGAGACGGAgctttctataaataaaaatatctgtaaaaagGATTCGTACCAGAAGAACTCCAAAGTGTGTGAGATGATCGCAGAGACACGTGGTGTAATCAGGGGTGCTGTTGTATTTTCGGCAGCCGTGATCATCCCAGCCCCCGTGTCCGTCTAGAtgtcaacaatatttttttattttaaatcaatttctgTTCAGTATAATGaaattttccatttgaaaaaaagacctactgtttttattgaagttcCAGTACACACACTGCACTTGTCTATCATGCTGGaaagtacaaaaaacaaaactcatgaTAATCTCATTTAGTCATTCCTGGAGGGTGTAAcgttgtttttaatatgtttctTCTACCGGGCTGGACTGCAGATGGTGGAGCATGACTTTAACTTCTTCATGAAGGTCTTTAATTGGTGAGCTGGCGTTGGACACACTGGCKGACACCACAAAGGTGCTGAGGAAAGGYTCCTTCTCATTCACCTGATACTGGAGACAACAAACATCAACCACTTTCCAAAAGGCCAGTTTGAACTaaatcattttctcattttgctggTRTTCAGTTTTCTGCATGATGCACCTTAAAGAGCAGTGGGTTGGCGTAGAACTGAAACTGGATTCTaggttggttctggttcaggcCGTTTTGTGGGAAGTTGTCCTGCAGGACAGACGGCAGGGAAATGAAAGCCACCGTGCCGTCTGACGGATGCCTGTTAATAAAAATCTACACCACAGAAAAGATTATCCTCAACGTCGCActgcatttataaatatattcatatttactTCTTATTTTGAACAACTGGAGAATAAAGCATCAAAACTGTGATAGTGGTTTAAAGATTTAGAAAGCAACGTCCTTTTGGTTATGGACTTTGTTttacaatgtctttttttaaaggttatgATATTCTGATGCATCAAATTCAATTATAGCAGACTAAGATGGATGTAGAGTACTCTAAATATAGTTTAAGTTCATTCAAATGAATTAGGTTCTGCACATTTCTGTTTGGatgtaaaaatgtgatgaaaagctttcataattataataattatggTTATTATGAAGGCTCTTCATCATTATGAATTGTGAATTATTGCAAaaacctttggaaaaaaatatattaggaCAGTTCAAAAGTGGgagtttttatgtgatttagAAGTCACAGATTGTTTGGAtagcttttctttatttaataaatagaatatattttttaccacATTACCGCTTAATGTGTTATAGAAACAAATCCCACCATTGTTTCATATCATTGGgttatttggtaacactttatttgaaggggtttgCATAAGACTSacatgacactgtcaaaaacatgacataacatctgtcatgaacatgaagRagtctttatgaatgtttatgactgRtgtcatgaagtgtcattcggtaaataatgacacttttaatgcaaagttgctctaaaagttgcattgaaaggccattaaaaatgccagctttgatttaaattgtcattatttacaaaatcatgaaaagtttgcattaaaagtgtcattgtttaccgaatgacacttcatgacaacagtcataaacattcataaagacttctttatgttcatgacagatgttgtgtcatgtcagtcttatgcacaccccttcaaataaagtgttactgatttttttttccactaaaaacagactttctcttaaaaatatttaccagGCGTCTCAATAACTGAGACACACGTTAAAACCTTCTGAATTCTCTGATCTGAAAGGTGTTTCACTACCTCAGGCTTGTTGCCGGACCAATCAGAAAGAACTCCAAAGCTCAGGCTGCTGAACTGTCCAGGAGCCACGTCCACCACTGAGATAGCCACAGCTCGAGCACCAAGCGTGTAGGAGCCCTGGTAACCCACCATTTTGTCTCCCACGTCCTCTGTGAGGTTCAGAATGCTGCAGATGATCAC
The DNA window shown above is from Poecilia reticulata strain Guanapo linkage group LG14, Guppy_female_1.0+MT, whole genome shotgun sequence and carries:
- the adgrg4b gene encoding adhesion G-protein coupled receptor G4, yielding MRWAPENISRFRCLVYISVIPKWDVAAVQTEMCTDLSNTYTDPSNLLRLLADTSSIYTTPVERFSMATISPQVVMTTSSPVTTPSFKAIMTSSALTQLTTLATSTISTTSGTEETSTNTVTRTPANVSELYFEVQVNVSITGDCDPQQVIPYWLNMSLPDDLMMVLDLQLLPKTERQHPERKRDSNQVLTDEVSRESFVFQVQVLTHSDQQEIENQIRNCLQSPYDNGLFSITADHIKICLISVIQCAAEVQQTLKGLFMWPDTAGGQNATYSCPKDPQYSATRLCKLSQWTHWMEPNLENCPPVVETIPDLDHVEVTPENAFDVLNMIKDLMRNQSSLIYKELVTVLNKLKDIVSVSVVTPDLGQALINAISNVLESDSNLGPFTNTILNLTEDVGDKMVGYQGSYTLGARAVAISVVDVAPGQFSSLSFGVLSDWSGNKPEIFINRHPSDGTVAFISLPSVLQDNFPQNGLNQNQPRIQFQFYANPLLFKYQVNEKEPFLSTFVVSASVSNASSPIKDLHEEVKVMLHHLQSSPHDRQVQCVYWNFNKNNGHGGWDDHGCRKYNSTPDYTTCLCDHLTHFGVLLDVSRTQLDPLHEQILTIITYVGCGVSSLFLGVTVLTYMAFQKLRRDYPSQILINLSLALLGLNLMFLVNSWLSSWSVYGLCVAAASLLHYFLLASFTWMGLEAVNMYFALVKVFNVYVPSYILKFCALGWGIPLLICIVVLIVNRDAYGSFSGNAELTFQPLDNSDNFCWLQDNVTYYVSVLAYAGLIFLFNIGVFVVVLIQIRRMRLNSPAGTRRGVLQDLKGAASLTFLLGLTWTVGFFTWAPARVVLLYLFAGLNTLQGLFVFLFHCLMKENVRKQWRIHLCFGRFRLEEHSEWSNSASVRVLAKPKEKFLRAAIPSVRSVKSNSTDSTSASSDSSQRDSPCRRPNLDLFVHSLVLPRAQTGAPDTESLNPTSG